GCGCGACGCGCCCGTCGAGGCGTCGCTGCGGACCCGCGCCGAGGGGCTCGGCGAGCTGGGCATGGGCGCCACCGCCGCGGTGGCCGGCGGCGGCGCCGGGCTGCTGCTGGCCACGGGCGGCTTCGCGCTGCTCGGCCTGGTCGCGGCCGCGCCCTGCCTGCTGGTCCTCGCCGTGGTCGCCACCGTCGGCAGGAGTCGCATGGGTATCCTCGGCGGCATACGGTGGTCTGGCTCCGCTCCCACAGGCATGTCGCCGGCGTTCAGACAGAGAGGATCAAGATGACCGAGCCCAAGGCCAAGGCGATTCCCGGCGGGATGCACACCATCACCCCGCACATCGTCGTCCGGGACGCGGCCCGCGCGGTCGAGTGGTACAAGACGGCGTTGGGCGCCGAGGAGCGCAGCCGCGTGCCCTTGCCCGGCGGCAAGCTCATGTCCGTCGAGCTGTGGTTCGGCGACTCGGCGGTGATGGTGGCCGACGAGTTCCCCGAGATGGGCATCGTCTCGCCGCAGACCCTCGGCGGCACGCCCACCGTGCTGAACCTCCTCACCGAGGACGTGGACGCCCTCTGGAAGCGCGCAGTGGAGGCGGGCGCCGAAGTGCTGCACCCGCTGCAGGACGCGTTCTGGGGCGACCGTCACGGACAGCTCACCGATCCGTTCGGCCACCGCTGGGGGCTCGCCCAGCACCTGCGCGACGTCCCGCCGGAGGAGATTGCGCGTGCCGCAGCCGAGGCGTTCGGCAGCTGATTGGGCAGTGGAGACCTGCGGCAGGAGGTGTCGTGGGTGCCGTGGTAGTCGGGCGTCCCAGCGGTGGTGGATCCAGGCGCTGCGGACCTGGAGC
The genomic region above belongs to Actinomycetes bacterium and contains:
- a CDS encoding VOC family protein, translated to MTEPKAKAIPGGMHTITPHIVVRDAARAVEWYKTALGAEERSRVPLPGGKLMSVELWFGDSAVMVADEFPEMGIVSPQTLGGTPTVLNLLTEDVDALWKRAVEAGAEVLHPLQDAFWGDRHGQLTDPFGHRWGLAQHLRDVPPEEIARAAAEAFGS